The Streptomyces sp. P9-A4 genome contains a region encoding:
- a CDS encoding phosphoglycerate kinase, whose product MKTIDELLAEGVSGKRVFVRADLNVPLDGTTITDDGRIRAVVPTVKALADAGARVVVASHLGRPKGAPDPAFSLAPAAARLGELLGAEVAFATDTVGDSATATVAGLTDGRVAVIENLRFNAGETSKDDAERGAFADRLAALADLYVGDGFGAVHRKHASVFDLPARLPHAAGYLIATEVGVLKKLTDDVRRPYVVALGGAKVSDKLGVIDHLLEKADRILIGGGMAYTFLKAQGHEVGISLLQEDQVPAVQDYLKRAKERGVEFVLPVDVLVSDTFPNLKTKAPANPTTVAADAIPADEEGLDIGPETRKLYASKLADAATVFWNGPMGVFEHPDYAEGTRAVAQALVDSPAFTVVGGGDSAAAVRILGFDEKAFGHISTGGGASLEYLEGKTLPGLAALEG is encoded by the coding sequence ATGAAGACGATCGACGAGCTTCTCGCCGAAGGCGTCTCCGGCAAGCGGGTGTTCGTCCGCGCCGACCTCAACGTGCCGCTCGACGGCACCACCATCACCGACGACGGCCGCATCCGCGCCGTCGTGCCCACGGTCAAGGCGCTCGCCGACGCGGGTGCCCGCGTCGTGGTCGCCTCGCACCTGGGCCGCCCGAAGGGCGCCCCGGACCCGGCGTTCTCGCTCGCCCCCGCCGCCGCGCGGCTGGGCGAACTGCTCGGCGCCGAGGTCGCCTTCGCGACGGACACGGTCGGCGACTCCGCCACCGCCACCGTCGCGGGCCTCACCGACGGCCGGGTCGCCGTCATCGAGAACCTCCGGTTCAACGCCGGCGAGACCTCCAAGGACGACGCCGAGCGCGGCGCGTTCGCGGACCGGCTCGCGGCCCTCGCCGACCTGTACGTCGGCGACGGCTTCGGCGCCGTGCACCGCAAGCACGCCTCGGTCTTCGACCTCCCGGCGCGCCTCCCGCACGCCGCCGGCTACCTCATCGCCACCGAGGTCGGCGTCCTCAAGAAGCTGACGGACGACGTTCGGCGGCCGTACGTGGTCGCGCTCGGCGGCGCCAAGGTCTCCGACAAGCTCGGCGTGATCGACCACCTCCTGGAGAAGGCCGACCGCATCCTCATCGGCGGCGGCATGGCGTACACCTTCCTCAAGGCCCAGGGCCACGAGGTCGGCATCTCGCTGCTCCAGGAGGACCAGGTCCCGGCCGTCCAGGACTACCTGAAGCGTGCCAAGGAGCGCGGCGTGGAGTTCGTACTCCCCGTCGACGTGCTGGTCTCGGACACGTTCCCGAACCTGAAGACCAAGGCTCCGGCCAACCCGACCACGGTCGCCGCGGACGCCATCCCGGCGGACGAGGAGGGCCTGGACATCGGTCCGGAGACCCGTAAGCTCTACGCCTCGAAGCTCGCCGACGCGGCCACCGTCTTCTGGAACGGTCCGATGGGCGTCTTCGAGCACCCCGACTACGCCGAGGGCACCCGGGCCGTCGCCCAGGCGCTCGTCGACTCCCCGGCCTTCACGGTGGTCGGTGGTGGCGACTCCGCCGCCGCCGTCCGCATCCTGGGCTTCGACGAGAAGGCATTCGGCCACATTTCGACCGGCGGCGGCGCCTCCCTCGAATACCTCGAGGGCAAGACGCTTCCCGGACTCGCCGCCCTGGAGGGCTGA
- the gap gene encoding type I glyceraldehyde-3-phosphate dehydrogenase, whose translation MTIRVGINGFGRIGRNYFRALLEQGADIEIVAVNDLGDTATTAHLLKYDTILGRLKAEVTHTADTITVDGHTIKVLSERDPADIPWGELGVDIVIESTGIFTKKADAAKHLAGGAKKVLISAPATDEDITIVMGVNQDKYEPARHDIISNASCTTNCVAPMAKVLDENFGIVKGLMTTVHAYTNDQRILDFPHKDLRRARAAAENIIPTTTGAAKATALVLPQLKGKLDGIAMRVPVPTGSATDLVVTLDREVTKDEVNAAFKKAADDGDLKGFLFYTEDPIVSSDIVSDPASCTFDASLTMVQDGKTVKILGWYDNEWGYSNRLVDLTVFVGGQL comes from the coding sequence GTGACGATCCGCGTAGGCATCAACGGCTTTGGCCGCATCGGCCGGAACTACTTCCGCGCGCTCCTTGAGCAGGGTGCGGACATCGAGATCGTGGCTGTCAACGACCTGGGCGACACCGCGACCACGGCCCACCTTCTGAAGTACGACACCATCCTGGGCCGCCTCAAGGCAGAGGTCACCCACACCGCCGACACCATCACCGTCGACGGCCACACCATCAAGGTGCTCTCCGAGCGCGACCCGGCCGACATCCCCTGGGGCGAGCTGGGCGTCGACATCGTCATCGAGTCGACCGGCATCTTCACCAAGAAGGCCGACGCCGCGAAGCACCTCGCCGGCGGCGCCAAGAAGGTCCTCATCTCGGCTCCGGCCACCGACGAGGACATCACCATCGTCATGGGTGTCAACCAGGACAAGTACGAGCCGGCGCGGCACGACATCATCTCGAACGCGTCGTGCACCACCAACTGTGTCGCGCCGATGGCCAAGGTTCTCGACGAGAACTTCGGCATCGTCAAGGGCCTGATGACCACGGTCCACGCGTACACCAACGACCAGCGCATCCTGGACTTCCCGCACAAGGACCTGCGCCGCGCCCGCGCCGCCGCGGAGAACATCATCCCGACCACGACGGGTGCCGCGAAGGCCACCGCCCTGGTCCTCCCGCAGCTCAAGGGCAAGCTCGACGGCATCGCCATGCGCGTCCCGGTCCCGACCGGCTCCGCGACCGACCTGGTCGTGACCCTCGACCGCGAGGTCACCAAGGACGAGGTCAACGCCGCGTTCAAGAAGGCCGCCGACGACGGCGACCTCAAGGGCTTCCTGTTCTACACCGAGGACCCGATCGTGTCCTCGGACATCGTCAGCGACCCGGCCTCCTGCACCTTCGACGCCTCCCTGACCATGGTCCAGGACGGCAAGACGGTGAAGATCCTCGGCTGGTACGACAACGAGTGGGGCTACTCCAACCGACTCGTCGACCTCACCGTCTTCGTCGGCGGCCAGCTCTAA